From Coccinella septempunctata chromosome 4, icCocSept1.1, whole genome shotgun sequence, a single genomic window includes:
- the LOC123312442 gene encoding putative ankyrin repeat protein RF_0381 — protein MSDPNRRLTKCGSTALHLAVKSCSVEIVRKLLEKGADVNTPVHRCAPVFHVAVMCDRLDLINLLVQHGADPRQPSAEGLTVLHRVESGKMVRKLITYGLDINEAAPPEGDTPLRNSILSYCDDDVIKAFLECGADYKIDNNWGFTAFDFMAARLISGSDFEEIIRMGSILLDHVTSNVPEDVNDPETKKIRRFGEELRQLKSEKIGNTSITYWKLINTRPRKAASFFDNEESLVKPDIKKFSFFGRLIESRIREGLDYNDMENYARGFIKEITSNRLPWNCINKIITFLHADDLKSLRRFLSLEK, from the coding sequence ATGAGTGATCCTAATAGAAGACTGACCAAATGCGGGTCAACCGCTCTTCATCTAGCAGTGAAGAGTTGTTCAGTCGAGATCGTGAGGAAACTGCTCGAGAAAGGGGCAGATGTGAACACTCCCGTCCATAGATGTGCGCCAGTTTTCCATGTTGCGGTGATGTGTGATCGGCTGGATTTGATAAACCTCCTAGTCCAGCACGGAGCAGATCCCAGACAACCCTCTGCTGAAGGGTTAACAGTACTTCATCGGGTTGAAAGCGGTAAAATGGTCAGGAAGTTGATAACTTACGGACTCGATATTAACGAAGCAGCTCCACCTGAAGGAGACACACCTCTGAGGAACAGCATTCTAAGCTATTGCGACGATGATGTCATAAAAGCTTTTCTCGAATGCGGTGCCGATTATAAAATAGACAACAATTGGGGGTTCACAGCTTTCGATTTCATGGCAGCACGATTAATTTCGGGAAGCGATTTCGAAGAAATCATTCGTATGGGAAGCATTCTCCTGGATCATGTAACATCGAATGTACCTGAAGATGTCAACGATCCCGAAACAAAGAAAATCAGGCGATTTGGCGAGGAATTAAGACAGTTGAAGTCCGAAAAAATTGGTAATACCTCCATAACGTACTGGAAATTGATCAATACTCGCCCTAGAAAAGCTGCCAGTTTTTTCGATAATGAAGAAAGTCTCGTGAAACCCGacataaaaaaattctcatttttCGGTCGGTTGATAGAATCAAGAATACGCGAAGGTCTAGATTACAATGATATGGAAAACTATGCTCGTGGATTCATTAAAGAAATAACTTCAAATAGGCTTCCGTGGAATTGTATTAATAAAATCATAACCTTTCTGCATGCGGACGATTTGAAATCACTAAGACGCTTCTTATCCTTAGAGAAGTGA